A stretch of Paracoccus sp. N5 DNA encodes these proteins:
- a CDS encoding AAA family ATPase — MTQTNATNPRNPDPNSGSRNPASWVSLARHAIRRLRDDLAERLTPSWDPALDPEDMDLPDLLEAAMSPPGSAALDALNTSPAAQNVSPEEYEAIAEAGGDPAATVANGASQPRILLPASKLIPLLRLAASIGSLEGRDAMLVPGAITVIEGIPGNLVDALKKLLPHALPTGWSLAMSMGRLPRDKPYLLVLGPELMNGKISEHAGRGFAAELATAIDMRVPILILLPDVATAPPVLRHPPVERRAFAPLSAEILITALRATHSATGRIDEAAVRAALPDDAALSELEPLALGLAMRVPTAKAVAERIAALTVKAPRAAADGPWLEDIHGDSPALRAARQIVRDLRAWKTGEVGWQDLTRTLLLYGPPGTGKSWIARAMGNSAGFSVVTGTFGQWQAAGHLGDMLREMRRTFAEARSKAPTVLIIDEIDAAGSRDDRDQHNRSYRTQVINAFLAEMDSIAKEEGVIVIGTCNHPEMIDPAVLRAGRFDMKVALPLPDVEGLFGVFRHCLPDWREADLRDLAARAVGCSAADVDAAIRQTRATARGQKRAMTLDDLRQVFVLDHDPAIDRRVALHECGHAIACAALRLGPVRRIFLGRDGDGGTVFDADAKHGLLSDLQDRLVQMLAGRAAERLILGDVSAGAGGSADSDLARATMIATSIQTRYGLGAQGPVWTADPDTLIALDPDVLFRVRRELEAAEKRAAQILSTHRSLLEEMAETLMASRDMDRTEAQDWLARVRNAAADEDHDARPAQQPQ; from the coding sequence ATGACCCAGACAAACGCAACCAATCCCCGCAATCCTGACCCCAATTCCGGAAGCCGTAATCCCGCTTCCTGGGTTTCCCTGGCCCGTCATGCCATCCGCCGCCTGCGGGACGATCTGGCCGAGAGGCTGACCCCGTCCTGGGATCCCGCGCTCGACCCGGAAGACATGGATCTGCCCGACTTGCTGGAGGCCGCCATGTCGCCTCCGGGATCCGCCGCGCTTGATGCCCTGAACACCAGCCCCGCCGCGCAGAACGTCTCCCCGGAGGAATACGAGGCAATCGCGGAAGCCGGAGGCGATCCTGCCGCCACCGTCGCCAATGGCGCGTCGCAGCCCCGCATCCTTCTGCCGGCCAGCAAGCTGATCCCGCTGCTGCGCCTTGCCGCCAGTATTGGCAGCCTCGAGGGCCGTGATGCGATGCTGGTGCCGGGCGCCATCACCGTGATCGAAGGCATCCCGGGCAACCTGGTCGATGCGCTCAAGAAGCTGCTGCCGCATGCATTGCCGACCGGCTGGTCACTGGCCATGTCCATGGGCCGGCTGCCTCGCGACAAGCCGTATCTGCTGGTGCTGGGTCCGGAGCTCATGAACGGCAAGATCTCCGAGCACGCCGGACGCGGGTTTGCGGCGGAACTCGCCACGGCGATCGACATGCGGGTTCCGATCCTGATCCTGCTGCCGGATGTGGCGACAGCACCGCCGGTGCTGCGCCACCCGCCTGTCGAGCGACGGGCATTTGCGCCTCTGTCGGCTGAGATCCTGATCACCGCGCTCCGCGCCACGCACAGCGCCACCGGCCGAATCGACGAGGCCGCGGTGCGCGCCGCCCTGCCGGACGATGCCGCGCTGTCCGAACTGGAGCCGCTGGCCCTTGGTCTCGCGATGCGGGTGCCGACCGCGAAGGCGGTCGCCGAGCGGATTGCCGCCCTCACGGTCAAGGCGCCACGCGCTGCGGCTGACGGCCCCTGGCTCGAGGACATCCACGGCGACAGTCCGGCACTGCGCGCGGCGCGGCAGATCGTGCGCGACCTGCGCGCATGGAAGACCGGCGAGGTCGGCTGGCAGGATCTGACCCGCACGCTACTGCTTTACGGGCCACCCGGCACCGGCAAGAGCTGGATCGCCCGCGCCATGGGCAATTCCGCAGGCTTCTCGGTCGTCACCGGAACCTTCGGCCAGTGGCAGGCCGCAGGCCATCTCGGCGACATGCTGCGCGAGATGCGCCGGACCTTCGCCGAGGCGCGGTCCAAAGCCCCGACCGTGCTGATCATCGACGAGATCGATGCCGCCGGCTCGCGCGACGATCGCGATCAGCACAACCGCTCCTACCGCACGCAGGTGATCAACGCGTTCCTGGCCGAGATGGACAGCATCGCCAAGGAAGAAGGCGTCATCGTGATCGGCACCTGCAACCATCCGGAAATGATCGATCCGGCGGTGCTGCGCGCGGGCCGGTTTGATATGAAGGTCGCCCTGCCCCTGCCCGATGTCGAGGGCCTCTTCGGCGTCTTCCGGCACTGCCTGCCCGACTGGCGCGAGGCCGATCTGCGCGATCTCGCGGCGCGCGCCGTCGGCTGCTCGGCGGCAGATGTCGACGCGGCCATCCGGCAGACGCGGGCGACGGCACGGGGGCAAAAACGGGCGATGACCCTCGACGACCTGCGCCAGGTCTTCGTCCTCGACCACGACCCCGCCATCGACCGCCGCGTCGCCCTGCATGAATGCGGCCACGCCATCGCCTGCGCGGCCCTCCGCCTCGGCCCGGTGCGCCGCATTTTCCTGGGCCGCGATGGCGACGGCGGCACGGTGTTCGATGCGGATGCCAAACATGGCTTGCTCAGTGATCTGCAGGACCGCCTGGTGCAGATGCTGGCCGGACGCGCGGCCGAGCGTCTGATCCTGGGCGATGTCTCGGCCGGCGCGGGCGGCAGCGCCGACTCCGATCTAGCCCGGGCGACGATGATCGCCACGTCGATCCAGACACGCTACGGGCTTGGCGCCCAGGGCCCGGTCTGGACCGCAGATCCCGATACCTTGATCGCGCTGGACCCCGACGTGCTGTTTCGTGTCCGCCGCGAGCTGGAGGCTGCCGAGAAGCGCGCCGCGCAGATCCTCAGCACCCATCGTTCCCTGCTCGAGGAGATGGCCGAGACGCTGATGGCCTCGCGCGACATGGACCGCACCGAGGCCCAGGACTGGCTCGCCCGGGTGCGCAATGCGGCAGCGGATGAAGACCATGACGCGCGCCCTGCGCAGCAACCGCAATAG